In the Carboxydothermus hydrogenoformans Z-2901 genome, one interval contains:
- a CDS encoding MFS transporter yields the protein MQVATSLKKSFKVYSGLPKSIYVLFVANIVNNMGNFVWPFLTILFTRKLGLGAEKAGLIVTIAILFQLPGAFVAGKVADKVGRKKVLVFYQSAAGFLFIPAAFMLDPYAIATIVVISGFFWGGVQPVSRALITDLTQGEQRIRAFSLTYLGVNIGFALGPLLAGFLYAYGIKVIFLGNAFSCLASSMLSAFFVKEPATPSEGKNSFEAPVEGGLIDVLKLRPSLFFFSLIWFIYSFVYVQSTFGMSLTVTDLFGELTGAKVLGSLMTANGLGVVLLTGPLTKIFEHREPLTAIYISGILYAVGFGMLAFVKSYLFLLISAFIWTAGEVAGAVTVNVYISDRTPVTHRGRVNAFLHIMSRAGFSAGPVVMGAVASLYGLKLLWLLSGVLALAGAIAVLYLRQLEGAL from the coding sequence TTGCAGGTAGCGACATCTTTAAAAAAAAGCTTTAAAGTTTATAGCGGCCTTCCCAAGAGCATATATGTTTTGTTTGTTGCAAATATTGTTAATAATATGGGTAATTTTGTCTGGCCTTTTTTAACGATCCTTTTTACCAGGAAACTCGGGCTGGGAGCGGAAAAGGCAGGATTAATTGTAACCATAGCAATTTTATTCCAGCTCCCCGGGGCTTTTGTTGCCGGAAAGGTTGCCGATAAGGTGGGGCGCAAAAAAGTCCTGGTATTTTATCAAAGCGCTGCGGGTTTTTTATTTATTCCGGCGGCTTTTATGCTCGATCCCTACGCGATAGCTACAATTGTTGTTATTTCCGGGTTTTTCTGGGGTGGGGTGCAGCCGGTAAGTAGAGCTTTAATTACCGACCTTACCCAGGGAGAACAGAGGATTCGGGCTTTCTCTTTGACATACCTTGGAGTTAACATTGGTTTTGCTTTGGGCCCCCTTTTGGCGGGGTTTCTTTATGCCTACGGGATAAAGGTTATCTTTCTGGGAAATGCCTTCTCTTGCCTGGCTTCTTCGATGTTATCGGCATTTTTTGTGAAGGAACCGGCCACTCCTTCTGAGGGTAAAAATAGTTTTGAAGCGCCAGTAGAGGGTGGACTAATCGATGTATTAAAGCTTAGACCTTCTCTGTTTTTCTTTTCACTAATCTGGTTTATTTATTCTTTTGTTTATGTTCAATCTACTTTTGGGATGTCTTTAACGGTGACGGATTTATTTGGAGAGTTAACCGGGGCTAAGGTGTTAGGAAGTTTAATGACGGCAAATGGGCTGGGAGTAGTGCTTTTAACCGGACCTTTAACGAAAATCTTTGAGCACCGGGAGCCTTTAACGGCAATTTATATTTCCGGAATTCTTTATGCTGTCGGTTTTGGCATGCTTGCCTTTGTCAAAAGCTATCTTTTCCTATTAATTTCGGCTTTTATCTGGACGGCCGGGGAAGTGGCGGGAGCGGTTACGGTAAATGTTTATATTTCCGACCGTACTCCGGTTACCCATCGGGGAAGGGTAAATGCTTTTTTACATATCATGTCCCGGGCGGGTTTTTCAGCGGGGCCTGTAGTAATGGGAGCGGTAGCTTCGTTATATGGTTTAAAACTTTTATGGCTTCTTTCCGGAGTACTGGCTTTAGCAGGGGCGATAGCGGTCTTATACTTACGGCAACTGGAGGGGGCTTTGTGA
- a CDS encoding SPFH domain-containing protein — protein MQEKRVWKTNGYLGLLLTLVFFLLAVIVFVNTVMEASYIRPFLSFSINFSFLPWGWYLAAVSLLLGITLASGLTIVQPNMGAVVVFFGDYKGTIRESGFFLTLPFSSRKKVSLRVRNFNSAKLKVNDVDGNPVEIAAVVVFKVIDTAKAVFDVEDYEKFVEIQSETALRHVASKYPYDNFVEEGTSLRGNSDVVAKELASELQERLQVAGVEVLEARLTHLAYATEIAQAMLQRQQVSAILAARQKIVEGAVSMVQMAIERLEKDANISLDEERKAQMINNLMVAIVSDRSAQPVINTGTIY, from the coding sequence ATGCAGGAAAAAAGAGTTTGGAAGACAAACGGCTATCTGGGGCTCTTATTAACCTTAGTTTTTTTCCTCCTGGCAGTTATTGTTTTTGTTAATACCGTTATGGAAGCTTCCTATATTCGCCCCTTTTTAAGCTTTAGTATTAATTTTAGTTTTTTACCCTGGGGTTGGTATTTAGCAGCAGTGTCCTTACTTTTAGGCATCACTTTAGCCTCCGGTCTTACCATCGTTCAGCCCAATATGGGAGCCGTTGTTGTTTTCTTTGGCGATTACAAAGGTACTATCCGAGAAAGCGGTTTCTTCTTAACTCTCCCTTTTTCCAGCCGCAAAAAAGTCTCCCTTCGGGTGCGAAACTTTAACAGCGCCAAACTGAAGGTAAATGATGTTGATGGAAACCCGGTGGAAATCGCAGCAGTCGTAGTATTTAAAGTAATTGACACCGCCAAAGCAGTTTTTGACGTGGAAGACTACGAAAAATTTGTGGAAATCCAAAGTGAAACGGCATTAAGACACGTGGCTTCTAAATACCCCTATGACAATTTTGTAGAAGAAGGAACTTCGTTGCGGGGGAATTCCGATGTGGTCGCTAAAGAGCTGGCCAGCGAACTTCAGGAAAGGCTTCAAGTTGCCGGGGTCGAAGTATTAGAAGCAAGGCTTACCCATCTTGCCTATGCCACCGAAATTGCCCAGGCGATGCTTCAACGCCAGCAAGTTTCAGCTATCTTGGCCGCCCGGCAGAAAATCGTTGAAGGAGCGGTAAGCATGGTGCAGATGGCAATTGAACGGTTAGAAAAAGACGCCAATATCTCCTTAGACGAAGAAAGAAAGGCGCAAATGATTAATAATTTAATGGTTGCGATCGTCTCGGACCGCTCTGCCCAGCCCGTAATCAACACCGGAACGATTTACTAA
- a CDS encoding Arc family DNA-binding protein — MARKKNFPLRIDPALYEILEKWAADEFRSVNSHIEYLLREAAKKAGRLKDNNRSNQST, encoded by the coding sequence ATGGCCAGAAAGAAAAATTTTCCCTTAAGAATAGACCCAGCTTTATATGAAATCTTAGAAAAATGGGCAGCGGACGAGTTTCGCTCGGTAAACTCCCATATAGAATATTTACTTCGAGAAGCCGCCAAAAAGGCCGGCCGGTTAAAAGACAACAATCGAAGTAACCAGTCAACATGA
- a CDS encoding radical SAM protein encodes MKPQYLLLLKTGELRERVVKLEDVLKKCTLCPHNCQVNRSRGERGFCGGGYLPVVASYGPHFGEERVLVGEHGSGTIFFSHCTLKCVFCQNCEISQYGEGEEVTPQDLAKIMLILQRRGCHNINLVSPTHYVPAIVKAVLIAAEEGLKIPLVYNTSGYENVETLRLLEGIVDIYMPDIKFGDDEIGKKYAKAPGYFAITKKAVLEMDRQVGGLKFDEKGVACRGVLIRHLILPENLAKTDKVLEFISKELSSDVAVNLMDQYWPAHKAYSFSELSRRITREEYNIWLKYAKKLKINLIV; translated from the coding sequence ATGAAACCTCAATACCTCTTACTTTTAAAGACCGGTGAACTTAGGGAGAGAGTTGTAAAGTTAGAGGATGTATTAAAAAAATGCACTCTTTGTCCTCATAACTGTCAAGTAAATCGAAGCCGTGGGGAAAGGGGATTTTGCGGTGGAGGTTATTTGCCGGTGGTGGCAAGCTATGGACCGCATTTTGGGGAGGAAAGGGTTTTAGTGGGGGAACATGGTTCCGGCACAATCTTTTTTAGCCACTGTACTTTAAAATGTGTTTTTTGCCAGAACTGTGAGATAAGTCAGTACGGCGAAGGGGAGGAAGTTACGCCCCAAGATTTAGCCAAGATAATGCTTATCTTACAAAGGAGAGGATGCCACAATATCAATTTAGTTTCCCCTACCCATTATGTACCGGCAATTGTAAAAGCCGTCCTTATAGCAGCAGAAGAAGGGTTAAAAATTCCTCTTGTTTATAACACCAGTGGTTATGAAAATGTTGAGACTTTACGGTTGTTAGAAGGTATAGTTGATATTTACATGCCGGATATTAAATTTGGAGATGATGAAATCGGAAAAAAATATGCCAAGGCTCCGGGCTATTTTGCAATTACCAAAAAGGCGGTTTTAGAAATGGACCGTCAGGTAGGAGGACTCAAATTTGATGAAAAAGGAGTAGCCTGTAGAGGAGTTTTAATTCGCCATCTAATTTTACCGGAAAATTTAGCTAAAACCGATAAAGTTCTGGAATTTATTTCTAAGGAGTTATCTTCGGACGTGGCGGTAAACCTTATGGACCAGTACTGGCCGGCTCATAAGGCTTACAGTTTTAGTGAACTTTCCCGGAGAATTACCAGGGAAGAATATAATATCTGGCTTAAGTATGCCAAAAAGCTAAAAATTAACCTGATAGTTTAA
- a CDS encoding 4Fe-4S binding protein, with translation MGHLGFSKEEVFKALAERLHKNPVGAPYSETLMKILKILYTEEEAAVGSRFPGGFVTFDQLLAATGLSSEELAAHLENMASKGLVIDVLRNGETYYMLTPTVVGFFEYTFMRVDSNLPLKDLAELFEAYHHEPGVPEEFFGSPTKMFRALPYEEAISPEVKTEIVPYERAVEIVKSSGGGALTYCYCRHQQEHLGKKCKVGAPVADVCISLGSAAEWLIRRGFARKASEEELLQVLEKAKKFGLVHSVDNVQNKPAYICNCCGCCCGVIRAINEHNVPSIEPSSFILKIFPEKCSGCGNCVKKCQINALSLIETEPGNPKSKKAHVNKNRCIGCGVCVTFCKKEALTLIKRDSTPSVPLNKKEQMYCIALEKGRL, from the coding sequence GTGGGACATCTTGGTTTTTCCAAAGAAGAAGTGTTTAAGGCTTTAGCCGAAAGGCTTCATAAAAATCCGGTAGGAGCACCGTATTCCGAAACTTTAATGAAAATTTTAAAAATCCTCTATACCGAAGAAGAAGCAGCTGTCGGCAGCCGTTTTCCCGGCGGTTTTGTAACTTTTGACCAGCTTTTAGCCGCCACCGGCCTGAGTAGCGAGGAGTTAGCAGCTCATTTAGAAAACATGGCCAGTAAAGGTCTTGTTATTGACGTCCTGCGTAACGGTGAAACCTACTACATGCTCACCCCGACGGTTGTAGGCTTTTTTGAATACACCTTTATGCGGGTAGACTCCAATCTTCCCTTAAAAGACCTGGCCGAGCTTTTTGAAGCTTACCACCACGAGCCCGGCGTGCCGGAAGAATTTTTTGGAAGCCCCACAAAAATGTTTCGAGCTCTTCCCTACGAGGAAGCTATCTCTCCGGAAGTTAAAACCGAAATCGTCCCCTATGAGCGAGCAGTAGAAATTGTCAAATCTTCCGGCGGTGGAGCTCTAACCTACTGCTACTGCCGCCACCAGCAGGAGCATCTCGGTAAAAAATGCAAAGTTGGTGCTCCTGTTGCAGATGTCTGCATTTCTTTAGGCAGTGCTGCCGAATGGTTAATTCGAAGGGGGTTTGCCCGTAAAGCCAGCGAAGAAGAGCTCCTGCAGGTGCTTGAAAAAGCCAAAAAATTCGGCCTTGTCCATTCGGTTGACAACGTCCAGAACAAACCGGCCTATATTTGCAATTGCTGTGGTTGTTGCTGCGGAGTCATACGGGCAATTAACGAACACAACGTTCCCTCCATTGAACCTTCCAGCTTTATTTTAAAAATTTTCCCAGAAAAATGCAGTGGTTGCGGCAACTGCGTTAAAAAATGTCAAATTAACGCTCTCTCGCTAATAGAAACCGAACCGGGCAATCCAAAAAGCAAAAAAGCCCACGTAAACAAAAACCGCTGCATTGGCTGCGGTGTTTGCGTTACCTTCTGCAAAAAAGAGGCATTAACTTTAATCAAGCGAGACTCCACCCCCAGCGTTCCTCTCAACAAAAAAGAGCAAATGTACTGCATCGCTCTGGAAAAAGGGCGGCTGTAA